In Bacteroidales bacterium, the following proteins share a genomic window:
- a CDS encoding peptidylprolyl isomerase has translation MKLNLKKIFITTGLLLTIIPATWAQNPKLIDQVVAVVGDKTILQSDIESQLMQMRAQGMSSSNLRCNLLDELISQKLLLIQAEKDSIEVSDNQVEQQLDMRLRYFIRQIGSREKLEDYYNKSIPEIRADFRDLLSEQLRTQKMRQELIQNVRVSPAEVEEYYNNLPEDSIPTVNQKVQIAQVVKYPPESEEAEKQARQRLLELRKRIQEGEKFSTLAVLYSEDRGTSGKGGELGYRTADELDPAFADAAFSLQEGEMSGIVESSYGYHLIKLIDRRDDEINVRHILIKPDIGPEQRQQVMTRLDSIATEIRKGNIAFEQAAIEFSDDKQYKRNGGLLVNPQNASNEFELDQLPQADYNAVKDLNEGEISDPYQTQDDQGKMIFKITRLQERIGEHKANLENDFSTIQQMALEQEHRKVIQNWIRKKKSNTYIHIDDSFKKCQIAVQ, from the coding sequence ATGAAGTTAAACTTGAAAAAAATATTTATTACAACAGGATTGTTATTAACCATCATACCGGCAACATGGGCACAAAATCCAAAATTAATCGATCAGGTGGTAGCTGTTGTAGGAGACAAAACCATTCTGCAATCGGATATCGAAAGCCAGCTCATGCAAATGAGGGCTCAGGGAATGAGCTCGTCAAACCTACGCTGCAATTTGTTGGACGAGCTTATTTCTCAAAAATTACTCTTAATACAGGCCGAAAAAGATAGTATAGAAGTCAGCGATAATCAGGTAGAACAGCAACTTGACATGAGGCTGCGTTACTTTATAAGGCAGATCGGCTCCAGGGAAAAGCTTGAAGACTATTACAACAAAAGCATACCAGAGATCAGGGCGGATTTCAGGGATCTTCTGAGTGAACAGCTTCGCACTCAAAAAATGAGACAGGAGCTCATTCAAAATGTCAGGGTTTCTCCGGCAGAAGTGGAAGAATATTACAATAATTTGCCGGAAGACAGCATTCCCACGGTTAATCAAAAAGTACAAATTGCCCAGGTAGTGAAATACCCCCCTGAGTCTGAAGAAGCCGAAAAACAGGCACGCCAGAGATTATTGGAGTTAAGAAAAAGAATACAGGAGGGGGAAAAATTTTCAACTCTTGCTGTTCTTTATTCAGAAGACCGGGGCACCTCCGGCAAAGGTGGAGAACTGGGTTACCGGACAGCGGATGAGCTGGACCCTGCATTCGCCGATGCGGCTTTCAGCTTGCAGGAAGGTGAAATGAGCGGAATCGTTGAATCTTCATATGGATATCATTTGATCAAATTAATTGATCGCCGGGATGATGAGATAAATGTCCGCCATATACTGATCAAACCTGATATTGGCCCGGAACAGAGGCAACAAGTAATGACCCGGCTGGATAGTATTGCAACGGAAATCAGAAAAGGAAACATTGCTTTTGAGCAAGCCGCAATTGAATTTTCTGACGACAAACAGTATAAAAGAAACGGGGGACTACTTGTCAATCCCCAGAATGCAAGCAATGAATTTGAACTGGATCAATTGCCTCAGGCCGACTACAACGCGGTAAAAGATTTAAATGAAGGTGAGATTTCTGATCCCTATCAAACTCAGGATGACCAGGGAAAAATGATCTTTAAAATCACCAGGTTGCAGGAAAGAATAGGAGAACACAAGGCCAACCTGGAAAACGATTTCAGCACCATCCAGCAGATGGCACTGGAACAGGAACACCGAAAGGTTATACAAAACTGGATTAGAAAGAAAAAATCAAATACCTATATTCATATAGATGATTCTTTTAAAAAGTGCCAAATAGCTGTGCAATAA